A genomic stretch from Gemmatimonadota bacterium includes:
- a CDS encoding amino acid permease has product MTKAKLKREIGLLGVYAIATGTTLSAGFFLLPGLAAEQAGAAIVLAYIVAATPLVPAMFSIIELATAMPRAGGVYYFLDRSLGPWMGTLGGIGTWLALVLKVSFALVGMGAYIALYVPELPMTPVAVAIAVGLGILNLLGAQKSGGFQMALVLGLLMILGVFIGGGVPNIEQARLTAIFEADVQTILSTAGLVYISYVGVTTVASLSEEVKHPERNLPLGLIFSLITAVLVYALGTGVMVGVLPLEQLVGDLTPAASAAKAVFGDWGAIIISLAALLAFTSVANAGMLSASRFPLAMSRDHMMPRLFQHLNTRGAPVQGVLVTMGVIVLILIFLDPTKIAKLASAFQLLMFALVCLAVIVMRESGLASYDSGYHSPLYPWMQLFGILASCTLIVQMGWLPSLFSVALILLGTIWYFKFARDKVNRDGAIYHMFERWGQRRHTGLDVELRSILKEKGLRDEDPFEEIAARSLVIDLDRPAEFEDIVRQVSKWLSGRVPHTVDEIEKQLLDRTHIGSTPVTHGVGLPHLRIDGIEHCEMVLVRSLPGIHIQFTDPMTGHEIEAQLTALFFLFSPEHDPSQHLRILAQIARRADDENFLREWHSASDEVELKEVLLRDEAFLLLTLRHNHATTDLIGRALIETDFPEGCLVAMLRRGGRMVIPRGNTVLRENDRLTILGNSKGLRNLEARFGGR; this is encoded by the coding sequence ATGACAAAAGCAAAACTCAAACGAGAAATCGGCTTACTCGGCGTCTATGCCATTGCAACGGGCACAACCTTAAGCGCGGGATTCTTTTTATTGCCGGGTCTGGCTGCTGAACAGGCGGGTGCTGCCATTGTGCTGGCCTATATCGTCGCCGCTACGCCACTCGTACCGGCGATGTTCAGCATTATTGAACTGGCAACCGCCATGCCCCGCGCGGGTGGCGTGTATTATTTTTTAGATCGGTCACTCGGACCCTGGATGGGCACGCTTGGAGGCATTGGCACCTGGTTGGCACTCGTATTAAAAGTATCATTCGCACTCGTGGGCATGGGAGCGTACATCGCGCTTTATGTACCCGAGTTGCCAATGACCCCCGTAGCTGTCGCAATTGCGGTTGGACTCGGCATACTGAATCTATTGGGCGCGCAGAAAAGCGGTGGATTTCAGATGGCATTGGTGCTGGGTTTATTAATGATCCTGGGAGTATTTATCGGAGGAGGCGTACCCAATATTGAACAGGCGCGATTGACCGCGATATTCGAGGCAGATGTCCAGACGATTTTATCCACAGCGGGCCTGGTCTATATCAGTTATGTCGGCGTGACAACCGTAGCGAGTTTATCAGAAGAAGTAAAACATCCCGAGCGCAATTTGCCTCTGGGCCTCATCTTCTCATTGATCACAGCCGTTCTGGTCTATGCTCTCGGCACGGGCGTCATGGTCGGTGTATTGCCGCTCGAGCAACTGGTGGGAGATTTAACGCCCGCTGCCTCAGCAGCCAAAGCCGTATTTGGCGATTGGGGCGCAATAATCATCTCCCTGGCAGCCCTCCTCGCCTTTACATCGGTTGCCAATGCCGGAATGCTTTCGGCTTCTCGCTTTCCTCTGGCAATGAGCCGAGACCACATGATGCCGAGACTTTTTCAGCATTTAAATACAAGAGGCGCACCCGTTCAAGGGGTATTGGTTACCATGGGCGTAATTGTTTTAATCCTCATCTTTCTCGACCCAACCAAAATTGCCAAATTGGCCAGTGCGTTTCAATTATTGATGTTCGCGCTGGTATGCCTGGCGGTAATTGTCATGCGCGAAAGCGGATTGGCTTCCTACGACTCGGGATATCATTCACCGCTGTACCCGTGGATGCAGTTATTCGGCATATTGGCTTCGTGTACCTTGATTGTCCAGATGGGCTGGTTACCATCCCTATTTTCTGTCGCGCTGATCCTGCTGGGAACGATTTGGTACTTTAAATTTGCTCGAGACAAGGTCAACCGAGACGGCGCGATTTACCACATGTTTGAACGCTGGGGACAAAGGCGACACACCGGCCTGGATGTCGAACTGCGGAGTATCCTGAAGGAAAAAGGATTGCGCGACGAAGATCCTTTCGAAGAGATCGCAGCGCGAAGTCTGGTCATCGATCTGGATCGCCCGGCCGAATTTGAGGATATAGTTCGGCAGGTATCGAAATGGTTATCGGGTCGCGTACCACACACCGTAGATGAAATCGAGAAACAATTGCTGGATCGCACGCATATTGGATCGACACCCGTGACGCACGGCGTGGGATTACCACATCTGCGAATTGATGGGATCGAACACTGCGAAATGGTCCTCGTGCGATCACTGCCGGGTATTCACATCCAATTTACAGATCCAATGACCGGGCACGAGATAGAAGCGCAGCTAACCGCGCTCTTTTTCTTATTCAGCCCAGAGCACGACCCGTCACAGCACTTGCGTATTCTGGCACAAATTGCGCGGCGTGCAGACGATGAAAACTTCTTGCGCGAATGGCACTCAGCCAGCGATGAAGTCGAGTTAAAAGAAGTCCTGTTGCGCGACGAAGCCTTTTTATTATTGACATTGCGCCACAACCATGCGACCACAGACCTCATTGGCCGCGCCCTGATCGAGACGGATTTTCCAGAAGGCTGTCTCGTGGCAATGTTGCGGCGCGGCGGGCGCATGGTGATTCCCCGCGGCAATACCGTACTGCGAGAAAATGATCGATTGACAATTTTGGGAAACAGTAAAGGATTGCGCAACCTCGAAGCGCGATTTGGCGGGCGGTGA
- a CDS encoding amidophosphoribosyltransferase gives MSEDIGHECGVAALYWLRENGDADDFENVASLMPSMLLDLQNRGQLAAGYCAYHPNRDQLLRTFKDLGGVTEAFRMSHPGKFQSIINQYAGIAAIGHTRYATSGEDDVRYAQPFERQHGRIWKWFSLAFNGNLANYTLLRERLLSKQGYHFTLNIDTEIIMHTLAYRLKGENPPDLADVMRSLSRDFDGAYNIAFLDASGRMFVSRDPLGLHPMCWGVKGHLFAAANESTALSNLGFSDIKWLEPGEMVIVENGDLRVVRYTEPKKTARCFFEWVYFSNVASEIDGLSVYTSRAEAGRILAEKESQKIDDSCVVVPVPDTAKAAADAYAHHLKMPCMEGVIRNRYVGRTFIQPKTTRSQSAKSKYTSLASVLSGKRVFLVEDSIVRSLTLRTLAHQVRDIGGATEVHVRVACPPIVAPCFYGIDMTTLNELFAPEHVPVRYRGLPSAQTLKKMAIDLDVDSLRYLDVPDLGSSIGCETDTLCLGCVTGKYPTTWGNRLMREARKHPETVGRLYG, from the coding sequence ATGAGCGAAGATATTGGCCACGAATGCGGCGTGGCAGCCCTTTACTGGCTCAGGGAAAACGGCGATGCCGATGATTTTGAAAATGTTGCATCACTTATGCCGAGTATGTTGCTTGACCTTCAAAACAGGGGGCAACTCGCCGCGGGGTATTGCGCCTATCACCCCAACCGCGATCAACTTTTGCGCACGTTTAAAGATCTGGGCGGTGTTACCGAAGCCTTCCGCATGTCGCATCCCGGCAAATTCCAGTCCATTATCAACCAATATGCAGGGATAGCTGCGATTGGACATACGCGCTATGCCACCAGTGGCGAAGACGATGTGCGATACGCACAGCCCTTTGAGCGGCAACACGGGCGTATTTGGAAATGGTTTAGCCTGGCTTTTAATGGCAATTTGGCCAATTACACGCTGTTGCGCGAACGCCTGTTGTCCAAGCAGGGGTATCACTTTACCCTCAATATCGATACCGAAATTATCATGCATACGCTGGCGTATCGGTTAAAGGGTGAAAACCCACCCGATCTGGCCGATGTGATGCGTTCGCTTTCCCGCGATTTTGACGGTGCTTATAATATCGCATTTCTCGATGCCTCGGGGCGCATGTTCGTCTCGCGCGATCCGCTCGGTTTGCATCCCATGTGCTGGGGGGTGAAAGGCCATCTCTTTGCCGCTGCCAATGAATCAACGGCTCTTTCTAACCTCGGTTTTAGCGATATCAAATGGCTCGAACCCGGCGAAATGGTGATTGTGGAAAATGGCGATCTGCGCGTTGTGCGCTATACGGAACCTAAAAAAACAGCTCGTTGTTTTTTTGAATGGGTTTATTTTTCCAATGTTGCCAGTGAAATTGACGGCCTTAGCGTTTATACTTCTCGCGCTGAGGCCGGTCGTATTTTGGCCGAGAAAGAAAGCCAGAAGATCGACGATTCGTGTGTGGTTGTGCCCGTTCCCGATACGGCCAAAGCAGCAGCGGATGCCTATGCCCACCACCTGAAGATGCCCTGCATGGAAGGTGTGATTCGCAATCGCTATGTGGGGCGCACTTTTATTCAGCCCAAAACCACCCGCTCGCAGAGTGCCAAGAGCAAGTACACGTCATTGGCCTCCGTTTTATCGGGCAAGCGCGTTTTCCTCGTCGAAGATTCTATTGTGCGCTCCCTCACGCTTCGCACCCTTGCCCATCAGGTGCGCGATATCGGCGGCGCGACCGAGGTGCATGTGCGCGTGGCCTGTCCGCCCATTGTTGCGCCGTGTTTTTACGGCATTGATATGACGACCTTGAACGAACTTTTTGCCCCCGAACACGTTCCGGTGCGATACCGCGGCTTGCCCAGTGCACAAACGCTAAAAAAAATGGCTATCGATCTCGATGTCGATAGCCTGAGGTACCTCGATGTTCCCGATCTGGGTTCCAGCATTGGGTGTGAAACAGATACCCTGTGTCTGGGGTGCGTCACGGGAAAATATCCCACAACATGGGGCAATCGCCTCATGCGCGAGGCTCGCAAACACCCCGAGACTGTTGGCCGTCTCTACGGGTGA
- the aroB gene encoding 3-dehydroquinate synthase, with amino-acid sequence METVTVDLGDRSYDILIGRNCLGDLGGLYAERGLGETAAIVTNPTVAALYLDTVQQSLARAGVKVVVVTVPDGEQYKTLETTSQIYGDLIAAGLDRNSCIVTLGGGVVGDVAGFVAATYLRGVDFVQVPTTLEAQVDASVGGKTAVDHVLGKNMIGAFHQPKLVLIDTATLDTLPKREVRAGMAEVIKHGIIRDLGLVAFLEDCIEGAANLSLPADQINWLVAQQCRIKAGVVAADETEKGLREILNYGHTVGHALEVVTHYDYYKHGEAVCLGMLAAGYIAVQKGMWSRDAFERQNALIARLGIPKGVPDLKVDEVLARMASDKKARDGVIRFVLPERIGKIVPRDDVTREEIVAGIHYMQNQALG; translated from the coding sequence ATGGAAACGGTGACGGTTGATTTAGGTGATCGAAGTTACGATATTTTAATCGGTCGCAATTGTTTGGGCGATTTGGGCGGTTTGTATGCGGAACGCGGGTTGGGAGAAACAGCGGCAATTGTGACCAATCCAACAGTTGCCGCGCTCTATCTCGATACGGTTCAGCAGAGTCTCGCGCGTGCCGGTGTGAAGGTTGTGGTCGTAACTGTGCCCGATGGCGAGCAATACAAGACGCTCGAGACGACCTCGCAGATCTACGGCGATTTGATCGCGGCGGGGTTGGATCGGAATTCCTGTATTGTGACATTGGGAGGTGGTGTGGTCGGCGATGTGGCTGGTTTTGTCGCCGCGACGTATTTGAGGGGGGTTGATTTTGTGCAGGTGCCCACGACGCTGGAAGCGCAGGTCGATGCCAGTGTGGGAGGCAAAACAGCTGTTGATCACGTTTTGGGAAAGAACATGATCGGCGCTTTTCACCAGCCAAAATTGGTGTTGATAGATACGGCTACACTCGATACCTTGCCAAAGCGCGAAGTGCGGGCGGGTATGGCGGAGGTGATCAAGCACGGGATTATACGCGATCTCGGTCTGGTGGCATTTTTGGAAGATTGTATTGAGGGCGCGGCAAATTTAAGCCTGCCTGCGGATCAGATCAATTGGCTCGTCGCTCAACAGTGTCGCATCAAGGCGGGTGTTGTGGCTGCCGATGAAACCGAGAAGGGCTTGCGCGAAATTTTGAATTACGGCCACACGGTGGGACACGCACTGGAAGTGGTGACGCATTACGATTATTACAAACACGGCGAGGCGGTGTGTTTGGGGATGCTGGCTGCAGGGTATATCGCTGTGCAAAAGGGGATGTGGTCGCGGGATGCGTTTGAGCGGCAAAATGCACTTATTGCCCGCCTGGGCATTCCCAAAGGCGTGCCCGATTTGAAGGTCGATGAGGTGTTGGCGCGAATGGCAAGCGACAAGAAAGCGCGGGACGGTGTCATCCGCTTTGTATTGCCGGAGCGGATCGGAAAAATTGTGCCGCGAGATGATGTGACGCGCGAAGAAATCGTTGCTGGGATTCATTATATGCAAAATCAGGCATTGGGATAG